Proteins encoded by one window of Candidatus Mesenet endosymbiont of Phosphuga atrata:
- a CDS encoding monovalent cation:proton antiporter-2 (CPA2) family protein, translating to MHNNTEYLFDIIILLFAAVFIVVAFWKMRISPVLGYFVAGALISSHGFNLIHAPEVIDNFAEFGVVFLLFVIGLELTFERLIAMRVHVFGFGSLQVIVTTLSIWGLAYAFGVDSNTAVVIGGGLALSSTAIVLQVLQDRGHQATQVGRLSIAVLLLQDFAVVPLIVLLPLLAGHSDQGLIKPLIYAFTKAAIALILIFIVGRLLLRPLFTMIATMKNSEIFIATTLLIVLGAAFITEKFNLSMALGAFVAGLLVAETEYRYEVEQTILPFKDLFLGLFFMTVGMSIDIKLLLSQLPLIMLLSISLIALKASIIYVLCRFFRFQAASAIHAGLLLSQGGEFAFILFGLANQFNVLPSNIAQILMMLTTVTMAFTPLLASLGDWIANIASDEKVILNTKELIMDTQDLNNHVIVAGFGRAGRMVTKMLATEHLSYVIVDVQPQIVREGKNEGFPIYLGDITKLEMLQSIGIARAQTLIISIRNEVTIKKIVSLVAQKFQDLNIVIRLYDLSNSAAYKDFGVSKIIPETFEVGLQLGAAALNLSGVSENTIASLKRKFRKGNYAILQDLDGDDPYL from the coding sequence ATGCATAACAATACAGAGTATTTATTTGACATAATAATTTTATTATTTGCAGCTGTATTTATTGTTGTTGCATTCTGGAAAATGCGTATTAGTCCAGTTTTAGGGTACTTTGTTGCTGGAGCATTAATTAGCTCTCACGGATTTAATTTAATACATGCTCCTGAAGTAATAGATAATTTTGCAGAATTTGGGGTAGTATTTTTATTATTTGTTATTGGACTTGAGCTTACTTTCGAACGACTGATTGCCATGCGTGTACACGTTTTTGGCTTTGGTTCTCTCCAAGTGATTGTAACTACATTATCAATATGGGGTCTTGCATATGCTTTTGGAGTAGATTCTAACACTGCAGTAGTAATAGGTGGTGGACTTGCATTGTCATCAACAGCAATAGTGTTGCAAGTTCTACAAGATAGAGGTCATCAAGCAACTCAAGTTGGAAGATTATCGATAGCTGTGTTACTGCTACAAGATTTTGCGGTTGTACCACTGATAGTGTTACTTCCTTTACTTGCTGGCCATTCTGATCAGGGTTTAATCAAGCCTTTAATATATGCTTTTACGAAAGCAGCAATTGCACTGATTTTGATATTTATAGTCGGAAGGTTACTTTTAAGACCACTCTTTACTATGATAGCAACAATGAAAAACAGTGAGATATTCATAGCGACAACACTTCTAATTGTACTAGGAGCAGCTTTTATTACCGAGAAGTTTAATTTATCAATGGCTCTTGGAGCTTTTGTGGCTGGGCTACTTGTTGCAGAAACGGAATATAGGTACGAAGTAGAACAAACGATATTACCGTTTAAAGACTTATTTCTTGGTCTGTTTTTCATGACTGTAGGCATGTCGATAGATATTAAGTTGTTACTTAGTCAGCTACCATTAATTATGCTACTATCTATCAGCTTGATAGCTTTGAAAGCATCTATAATCTATGTATTGTGTAGGTTTTTTCGCTTTCAAGCAGCTTCTGCAATACATGCAGGGTTATTACTGTCTCAAGGTGGAGAATTTGCATTTATATTATTCGGACTAGCAAATCAATTTAACGTCCTCCCAAGTAACATTGCACAAATACTTATGATGTTAACTACAGTTACCATGGCATTTACTCCACTTTTAGCAAGTTTAGGCGACTGGATTGCTAACATTGCAAGTGACGAAAAAGTTATTCTAAATACCAAGGAATTAATTATGGACACCCAAGACCTTAATAATCACGTAATAGTTGCTGGTTTTGGTAGAGCTGGGCGCATGGTAACAAAAATGTTAGCTACTGAACACTTAAGCTATGTTATTGTAGATGTCCAACCACAAATAGTCAGAGAGGGGAAAAATGAAGGATTTCCTATATATCTTGGTGATATTACAAAGCTTGAAATGCTGCAATCTATTGGTATTGCAAGAGCTCAGACCCTTATAATTTCAATAAGAAATGAAGTTACAATAAAAAAAATTGTGTCTTTAGTTGCACAAAAGTTTCAAGATTTAAATATAGTTATCAGGCTCTATGACTTAAGTAATTCAGCAGCATATAAAGACTTTGGTGTTAGCAAGATAATACCAGAAACTTTCGAAGTTGGGCTGCAATTAGGTGCAGCAGCACTGAACTTAAGTGGCGTGAGTGAAAATACTATAGCATCTTTAAAACGTAAGTTTAGAAAAGGCAATTATGCAATCCTGCAAGACTTAGATGGTGATGACCCTTATTTATAA
- the rpmG gene encoding 50S ribosomal protein L33 — MVAKKKATLLVKLVSTAKVVKTKADGTSEEKSTGYFYVKKRNPKKLVNKLSFRKYDPVVRKHVMFKEEKLK, encoded by the coding sequence ATGGTTGCAAAGAAAAAAGCTACTTTACTAGTAAAACTTGTCAGTACTGCAAAGGTTGTTAAAACAAAAGCTGATGGAACAAGTGAAGAGAAATCTACTGGTTACTTTTATGTAAAAAAACGTAATCCTAAAAAATTGGTAAATAAATTGTCTTTCCGCAAGTATGATCCAGTAGTTAGAAAGCATGTTATGTTTAAAGAAGAAAAACTAAAATAA
- the purD gene encoding phosphoribosylamine--glycine ligase, with amino-acid sequence MNVLVIGSGGREHAILWSLKKSPLLGELYVLPGSDAMKDLATQIDININNSINVIKACKDRDIKLVVIGPEEYIINGLGDVLKEEGIYVFAPNGSSAKLESSKSFTKELCKQYGVPTAEYGYFVNINEARQFVDKMKKPVVVKADGPTSGKGAIVCKTIEEAYSAIDLMLVQKKFGAAGDSIIIEEFLEGEEVSFFTFVDETNFIILGSAQDYKTVNENNEGVNTGGMGAYSPVSVITEEVRHQIIKQIIYPTIHAMKEIGRPFTGILFAGLMITKTGPKLLEYNVRFGDPETQAILPRLESDLLEFIWLTAKGELGTEQIQFNKDATVCVVVASKGYPDEYQKNSIIRGLDKIEKLPDILVFHAGTKLDTNNNWISNGGRVLNIVARGKNIEEARYKAYAALDMLDWPDGFFRYDIAKHS; translated from the coding sequence ATAAATGTGTTGGTTATTGGTTCTGGCGGACGTGAGCATGCGATTTTATGGTCATTGAAAAAATCACCACTTCTAGGAGAGCTTTACGTATTACCTGGAAGCGATGCAATGAAAGACTTAGCAACGCAGATAGACATAAATATTAATAATTCAATTAATGTAATAAAAGCTTGTAAAGACAGGGATATTAAACTAGTAGTTATAGGACCAGAAGAATATATCATAAATGGTTTAGGAGATGTTTTAAAAGAAGAAGGAATTTATGTCTTTGCTCCAAACGGATCTTCAGCAAAATTAGAATCATCTAAAAGCTTCACAAAGGAGTTATGTAAACAGTATGGGGTACCTACAGCAGAATATGGTTATTTTGTTAATATAAACGAAGCTAGACAATTTGTTGATAAAATGAAAAAGCCAGTAGTTGTAAAAGCAGATGGTCCTACATCAGGAAAAGGAGCAATAGTTTGTAAAACAATCGAAGAAGCATATTCAGCAATAGATTTAATGCTAGTACAGAAAAAGTTTGGTGCAGCTGGTGATTCTATAATAATAGAAGAGTTCTTAGAAGGAGAGGAAGTCAGTTTTTTTACTTTTGTTGATGAGACAAATTTTATAATTTTAGGTTCAGCTCAGGATTATAAAACTGTGAATGAAAATAATGAAGGAGTAAATACAGGTGGAATGGGCGCATATTCACCTGTATCAGTTATTACTGAAGAAGTAAGGCATCAAATTATTAAGCAGATTATCTATCCTACTATCCATGCTATGAAAGAAATAGGTAGACCTTTTACGGGTATATTATTTGCTGGTTTGATGATAACTAAAACTGGACCTAAGCTTTTAGAATATAATGTGAGATTTGGTGATCCAGAAACTCAAGCTATATTACCAAGGTTAGAATCAGATTTACTCGAGTTTATTTGGCTGACAGCAAAAGGAGAATTAGGTACTGAGCAAATACAATTTAACAAAGATGCTACGGTATGTGTGGTAGTAGCAAGTAAAGGTTATCCAGATGAATATCAAAAAAACTCAATTATTAGAGGATTAGATAAAATAGAAAAACTTCCTGATATACTTGTATTCCATGCTGGGACTAAATTAGATACAAATAATAATTGGATATCAAATGGTGGTAGAGTGCTTAATATAGTTGCAAGAGGAAAAAATATTGAAGAAGCAAGGTATAAAGCTTATGCAGCATTAGATATGTTAGATTGGCCTGATGGTTTCTTTAGGTATGATATAGCTAAGCATTCATAA
- a CDS encoding UbiD family decarboxylase, whose amino-acid sequence MSYNSLRDFLKKLEKSDQLIRIKEQVSTILEITEIHRRVLLKKGPAIIFENVVSENGKSSMPVLVNLFGTVERIALGMGTTPDKLKDIGKLIAFLKSPTPPENVKELFKMLPLLKTLLSMKPKTIKKASCQEIILQGEEIDLRKLPIQTCWPNEPAPLITWPIVITKGPTGNKQDNFNLGVYRMQVVNKNTTLMRWLAHRGAASHYRRWKQTNRTALPAAAVIGSDPATILAAVTPVPETLSEYQFAGLLNGKSVELVDCVSVPLKVPANAEIVLEGYVSLDNYRSEGPYGDHTGYYNSVDQFPEFNITAVTMRRNPIYLSTYTGKPPDEPSTLGEALNEIFIPILTGQFPEIVDFWLPPEGCSYRIAIASIKKSYPGHAKRIIMGIISYLKQFLYVKFVIVTDDDINIREWKEVAWAISTRMDPVRDITIIENAPIDYLDFASPEVGIGGKIGFDATNKMPPETKREWGEIITMDEKIIEKVTENWKKYGFYKFGLNKET is encoded by the coding sequence ATGTCTTATAATAGCCTACGTGATTTTTTAAAAAAACTAGAAAAAAGCGATCAGTTAATCAGAATAAAAGAGCAAGTTTCTACAATACTTGAAATAACAGAAATACATAGAAGGGTCTTACTTAAAAAAGGACCAGCTATAATATTTGAAAATGTTGTTAGTGAAAATGGTAAGAGCTCAATGCCAGTATTAGTTAACTTGTTTGGCACTGTGGAAAGAATAGCATTGGGCATGGGAACAACACCTGATAAATTAAAAGATATAGGTAAGCTTATAGCATTTTTAAAGTCACCTACTCCTCCAGAGAATGTTAAAGAGCTATTCAAAATGCTACCATTACTTAAAACCTTGTTATCAATGAAGCCTAAAACAATCAAAAAAGCTTCGTGCCAAGAAATAATATTGCAAGGAGAAGAAATTGACTTAAGAAAATTACCAATTCAAACTTGCTGGCCAAATGAACCAGCACCTCTTATTACTTGGCCAATTGTTATAACAAAGGGACCAACGGGTAACAAGCAGGACAATTTCAATTTGGGTGTATATCGCATGCAAGTTGTAAATAAAAACACAACATTAATGCGATGGTTAGCACATCGTGGTGCTGCTAGCCATTATAGACGTTGGAAACAAACAAATAGAACCGCACTTCCAGCTGCTGCAGTGATTGGATCAGATCCAGCAACAATTTTGGCTGCTGTAACTCCAGTACCAGAAACATTATCTGAATATCAATTTGCAGGGCTACTTAATGGAAAATCAGTTGAATTAGTCGATTGTGTCTCAGTTCCTCTTAAAGTTCCAGCAAATGCTGAGATCGTTTTAGAAGGATATGTGAGTTTAGATAACTACCGAAGTGAAGGTCCTTATGGTGATCATACCGGATATTATAATTCAGTTGATCAATTCCCAGAATTTAACATAACTGCAGTTACAATGCGCAGAAATCCTATTTACTTAAGCACTTATACTGGCAAGCCTCCGGATGAACCATCTACCTTAGGAGAAGCATTAAATGAGATATTCATACCGATACTTACCGGTCAATTTCCTGAAATAGTTGATTTTTGGCTACCGCCGGAAGGATGCTCATATAGAATAGCTATAGCTTCAATTAAAAAATCTTACCCAGGCCATGCAAAAAGAATAATTATGGGAATAATTTCATACTTAAAACAATTTTTGTATGTGAAATTCGTTATAGTAACAGATGATGATATTAATATAAGAGAATGGAAAGAAGTAGCATGGGCAATATCAACAAGGATGGATCCTGTGCGTGACATAACAATTATAGAAAATGCCCCTATTGATTACTTAGACTTTGCTTCACCAGAGGTTGGAATAGGAGGTAAGATAGGGTTTGATGCAACAAATAAGATGCCACCTGAAACAAAAAGAGAGTGGGGAGAAATAATCACTATGGATGAAAAGATAATAGAAAAAGTTACAGAAAATTGGAAAAAATATGGGTTTTATAAGTTCGGATTAAACAAAGAAACATAG
- a CDS encoding ankyrin repeat domain-containing protein, with product MLLEEQLVDAVEGNNIEKVRSLLEKGANPNIGVIDPIAGNRTIMCIAAEEGNIEIMKLLLKHGADIDNGEKGTKGQNFTPLNAAVILNQEEAAIFLVKNGANIHYDDQNGSTPLHNAIYQQSRKLVELFLNIGANIHARNVSEETPLHVATHYYTDPQIIRLLLEYGSSVNNTGHSGYTPLRNYMKNYDLYSAITSKRPLESFFLLLLFGANVNKECRDTRERINYTPRLKNCLTAFKQIKAMPHLGKLIEANIKRDKKENVRVIASYINNKAEGQELIEEFEVIKEKYGFNGELSFIPGCLLYVIKNMIFTFLKFYDREKSIITDFGSSINADTVTKEGTNVQRYLPEEVLKEIFSYLDSNEQKNVMLALSEKADVLLSKLQDTCQTPDTLLAKAYVFLGKLKNIYQTSTDKGCCIS from the coding sequence ATGTTACTTGAAGAACAATTAGTTGATGCAGTAGAAGGGAACAACATAGAGAAAGTACGCTCCTTATTGGAAAAAGGAGCAAATCCTAATATTGGAGTCATTGATCCCATTGCTGGTAATAGAACTATTATGTGTATTGCTGCTGAAGAAGGCAACATAGAAATTATGAAACTACTTCTAAAGCATGGTGCAGATATAGACAATGGTGAAAAAGGCACAAAAGGACAGAATTTCACACCTTTAAATGCTGCTGTTATATTAAATCAAGAAGAAGCTGCAATATTTCTTGTAAAAAATGGTGCAAATATCCATTATGACGATCAGAATGGATCAACACCTCTACACAACGCTATTTATCAACAATCAAGAAAATTAGTAGAATTGTTTTTAAACATAGGTGCAAATATTCACGCCAGGAATGTTTCTGAAGAAACTCCTTTACACGTTGCAACCCACTATTATACAGATCCACAAATAATAAGGCTACTTTTAGAGTACGGATCAAGTGTTAATAATACTGGCCATTCTGGCTACACGCCTTTAAGAAATTATATGAAAAATTATGATCTATATAGCGCTATTACATCGAAGAGACCTTTAGAGAGTTTTTTCCTACTACTACTTTTCGGTGCTAATGTAAATAAAGAGTGTAGAGATACAAGAGAAAGGATAAACTACACACCTCGCTTAAAAAATTGCCTCACAGCATTTAAACAAATCAAAGCAATGCCCCACTTAGGTAAGTTAATAGAAGCAAACATAAAAAGAGATAAAAAAGAAAACGTAAGAGTTATTGCTAGCTACATAAACAATAAAGCTGAAGGACAAGAATTAATTGAAGAGTTTGAAGTAATTAAAGAAAAATATGGTTTTAATGGAGAGTTATCTTTTATACCTGGGTGCTTGTTATATGTGATAAAAAATATGATTTTCACTTTCCTCAAATTTTATGATAGAGAAAAATCAATTATAACTGATTTTGGCAGTTCAATAAATGCAGATACAGTGACAAAAGAAGGCACAAATGTGCAGAGATATCTCCCTGAAGAAGTGTTAAAAGAAATATTTTCTTATTTAGATAGTAATGAACAAAAGAATGTTATGCTCGCTCTTAGTGAAAAAGCAGATGTACTTTTAAGCAAGTTACAAGACACCTGTCAAACTCCAGATACATTATTAGCTAAAGCATATGTATTTTTAGGTAAATTAAAAAATATTTATCAAACATCAACTGACAAGGGATGTTGTATCAGCTAG
- the dnaN gene encoding DNA polymerase III subunit beta: MEEISGLNFTIKRENILSALSCISGIVERRNVIDVLSCVQIKASQNTVTLTASDLDISIVALLEAQISTEGEVKVSAHMVYDIIRRLPAGLDVEFKLSNAKLSIVCGNSSFSVPVVVAGKIFPIEEDNFIFNFELPAIDFFNFLTKIRFAMSSDDARYNLNGVYIHNHKQTLYCVATDGHRLSNAKIEQKIENDFGVIVPRKAVTEVLKVLDEKHNLTIKLSQTKIQFECSQYILTSKLVDGTFPDYEKIIPADEGMSLMIDSSKLADAIDRVSVVILDKVKPIKFFLKNNELTLHSISSDSNYATESLEVEYNGKELEIGFNSRYLLEVLSCIKGKCELVFYDENSAMLMKDRDSKSFLHLVMPMRL, translated from the coding sequence GTGGAAGAAATTTCAGGCTTGAATTTTACTATAAAGAGAGAAAATATTCTAAGTGCGTTATCTTGTATAAGTGGGATAGTTGAGCGACGTAATGTCATAGATGTTTTATCTTGTGTTCAAATCAAAGCATCTCAAAACACTGTAACACTCACAGCATCTGATCTTGATATTTCTATAGTTGCTTTGCTTGAAGCTCAAATCTCTACTGAAGGGGAAGTGAAAGTTTCAGCACACATGGTTTATGATATTATCAGAAGATTGCCAGCTGGCTTAGATGTTGAATTTAAATTGAGTAATGCCAAACTATCTATAGTGTGTGGTAACTCAAGCTTTTCAGTACCGGTTGTTGTAGCAGGAAAGATCTTCCCTATCGAAGAGGATAATTTTATCTTCAATTTTGAGTTGCCAGCTATAGATTTTTTTAACTTCTTAACTAAGATAAGATTTGCAATGTCTTCAGATGATGCTCGTTATAATTTAAACGGTGTTTATATTCATAACCATAAGCAAACCTTATATTGTGTTGCAACTGATGGTCATCGCCTGTCTAATGCGAAAATTGAACAAAAAATTGAGAATGATTTTGGTGTGATAGTCCCACGCAAAGCTGTTACGGAAGTCTTGAAAGTTTTAGATGAAAAACATAATCTAACTATAAAATTATCACAAACAAAAATACAATTTGAATGTTCACAATATATACTAACATCTAAATTGGTGGATGGAACTTTTCCAGACTATGAAAAAATAATCCCAGCTGACGAGGGTATGTCTTTGATGATTGATAGTAGTAAACTTGCTGATGCTATAGATAGAGTGTCTGTTGTTATTTTAGATAAAGTTAAGCCTATAAAATTTTTCTTAAAAAATAATGAGTTAACTTTGCATTCTATATCATCTGACTCTAATTATGCTACTGAAAGTTTGGAGGTTGAATATAATGGTAAAGAGTTAGAAATAGGGTTTAATTCACGTTATTTACTTGAAGTTTTATCTTGTATAAAAGGCAAATGTGAGCTTGTTTTCTATGATGAAAACAGCGCTATGCTAATGAAGGATAGAGATTCAAAAAGCTTTTTACATTTAGTAATGCCCATGAGGCTTTAA
- a CDS encoding HAD family hydrolase: MLEKVPKAILFDWDNTLVDSQQSVSAAINHTLKQMGNNSLQASRHSYVSRKEFLVNLFGDRWQEAGAIYQQYLDQQSPFKDLNPNPGVVEMLKNLKQYNLYLAIVSNKEGNNLRKEVAYLGLSHYFKKIIGSGDTSEDKPSPLPAVFALEGSNIKSSNEVLFVGDSITDVHCAINANCLPIVYGKPMLGYEDLLSFENFNQFMLLVMPILEGNNE; encoded by the coding sequence ATGTTAGAAAAAGTACCAAAAGCAATATTATTTGATTGGGATAATACACTAGTTGACAGTCAACAAAGTGTAAGTGCAGCAATAAATCACACATTAAAGCAAATGGGAAATAATAGTCTACAGGCAAGTAGACATAGTTATGTCTCGCGAAAAGAATTTTTAGTCAACTTATTTGGTGATAGGTGGCAAGAAGCAGGTGCAATATATCAACAGTATCTAGATCAGCAATCACCTTTCAAAGATCTCAATCCTAACCCAGGAGTGGTAGAGATGCTGAAAAATCTAAAGCAGTATAATTTGTATCTAGCGATAGTTAGCAATAAAGAAGGTAATAACTTACGAAAAGAAGTTGCCTACCTAGGGTTAAGTCATTACTTCAAAAAAATTATAGGTTCTGGTGATACTTCAGAAGACAAACCATCTCCACTCCCTGCTGTATTTGCTCTAGAGGGTAGTAATATAAAATCAAGTAATGAAGTATTATTTGTTGGAGATAGTATAACTGACGTGCATTGTGCGATAAATGCAAACTGTTTGCCAATTGTATATGGTAAACCCATGCTTGGTTATGAAGACTTATTATCTTTTGAGAATTTTAATCAATTTATGTTACTCGTAATGCCTATATTGGAGGGAAATAATGAGTAG
- a CDS encoding RDD family protein has product MSSIYLEPADLVRRFIAFCVDGLIISLVIPLLMLFPLLILFFTSIVSFEQFSGLLAKLVSSVSGILAFVGIIVTASLPILYYTYLTSSFRQATLGQRFMNMYVVRLNRIEIRAGFALIRSLMWVFLPSIIEGAFILIVINFLDESTLEAISFVFFIALYIVLPVISNKNQMIHDMLCKTVVVKGRLEKAN; this is encoded by the coding sequence ATGAGTAGCATATATTTGGAACCTGCAGATTTAGTAAGGCGTTTTATTGCATTTTGTGTTGATGGTTTAATAATTTCTTTAGTTATACCTTTGCTTATGTTGTTCCCATTATTAATTTTATTCTTTACGAGTATCGTTTCTTTTGAGCAGTTTAGCGGATTGCTTGCAAAATTAGTTTCCTCTGTTTCAGGTATACTTGCATTTGTTGGGATTATTGTAACAGCTTCATTACCCATTTTGTACTATACTTACCTTACGTCCTCTTTTAGGCAAGCAACATTAGGACAAAGGTTTATGAATATGTATGTTGTGCGTCTTAATCGAATTGAAATCAGAGCTGGTTTTGCACTAATAAGATCTTTGATGTGGGTATTCTTACCATCTATAATTGAAGGTGCATTTATACTAATAGTTATTAATTTTTTAGATGAATCAACCTTAGAAGCTATATCATTTGTGTTTTTTATAGCTTTGTATATAGTACTGCCAGTTATTTCTAATAAGAATCAGATGATACATGACATGTTATGTAAGACAGTTGTTGTAAAGGGAAGATTGGAAAAAGCTAATTAA
- a CDS encoding RDD family protein produces MNDLNVEITTIQRRFAAYLIDTAILLFPSCILFIVLEKFPVILNVMHMSLNCLYYTYFISSASQATIGQQIMNIYVASLDNTKIKVELALDRSLSQCFLPLIVMILYKLSEIVENHTILHFLSILEVMILMLSTAWYLTAAFSNKKQTVHDILFKTIVVVRTRI; encoded by the coding sequence ATGAATGATTTAAATGTAGAGATTACAACAATACAAAGGCGTTTTGCTGCATATTTGATCGATACAGCTATTCTTTTGTTTCCTAGCTGTATTCTTTTTATAGTACTTGAAAAATTCCCCGTTATTTTAAACGTAATGCACATGTCACTGAATTGTCTGTATTATACTTACTTTATCTCATCTGCGAGTCAGGCAACTATTGGACAGCAGATAATGAATATTTACGTTGCAAGTCTTGATAATACTAAAATTAAGGTAGAACTTGCATTAGATAGAAGCTTATCTCAATGTTTTCTGCCACTTATAGTGATGATATTATATAAACTAAGTGAGATTGTAGAAAATCATACAATTTTGCATTTTTTATCGATACTAGAAGTTATGATATTAATGCTAAGTACAGCTTGGTACCTAACAGCTGCCTTTTCCAATAAAAAACAAACTGTGCATGATATTTTGTTTAAAACTATAGTGGTAGTTAGAACAAGAATATAG